The sequence below is a genomic window from Euwallacea fornicatus isolate EFF26 chromosome 1, ASM4011564v1, whole genome shotgun sequence.
aagtcttattttttttacgtagaAATGTCATTCAAAAGAGAATTTGAATGCTTTTTCTTGGGAAATTGGACACAGCATTGTAATTAGTTTTTGAATGACCTATTTATGTcatgaaatatatattttacaattgttatataatttaaaaaaattaaatggtcATACACTgtacataaagtaatatttctaGGCTCACAGAGCAATTCTCGCAGCCAGTAGTCCCTACTTCCATGCCATGTTCACAGGAGAACTTTgtgaaaaagataaaaaatgtatagaaCTACATGGGGTGCATCCCAGCACCTTTCAGATAATACTCGATTTTATGTATTCAggaattgttattgttaacaAAGACAATGTTGAGGATTTAGTAATTGCGGCTGACATGTTTGAGATTGTGGAAATTATAACTGAATGCACATATTTTCTTATTGACCAACTACATGAAACTAATGCCATTGGAATTTTCTTGTAAGAAACTCATTGAAGCTTTTAAACAAAACTTACGATTGTCTTAATCCTTGCAGATTTGCCCGGGATCATAATATACTTGAATTAAAAGTCTCTGCAATTAGGTTTATTGAGGAGCACTTTCCTAAAGTAATAAAGGAGGATGAAATTTATGATATTGACAGGGAAACTTTCACCAATTTTCTATCATCCGAGTACCTAAAAATTGACTCtgaatgtgaaatttttcatgctGCTATGAATTGGATCAACCATGATATTGCTAATCGCAAACAatatgtttttgatattttgcagaAAGTCAGGTTGCCTTTAATCTCATTTAGTAAGATATTTTTATCCATAAATtagcaatatttaattatttcaaatatcttgtagcatttcttGAAAGGGCAATCAATGAGTGCCCAGATACAAGCCTAAAGGTTGCTCTTAAGTCAGTTCACAGTGACATGGTGACCCAAAAAGGGGCTTTAGTGCCACTAAACGTTAAGCCAAGAAAATGTGCTAAGAAAGATATTTATGTCATTGGAGGATCAAAGAGGGAACTTCACAGTGTTTGGGACAGGGGTTTAGAAATGCATTATGTCTCTATAGAGAAATTCGATACATTCACCAAGTAGGTCTCCttcttgagaatttttttttatactaacTGGGCTAATGTAGGAAATGGACGGAAGTACCTGATATGCGTGTGAACCGCTTAGTTCCAGGTGTGGCCTCTTTAAATGGCCATATATACGTGGTAGGCGGAGAAGAAGGTTCAAATATTCTTTCTAGTTGTGAACGATATGACCCTATAACTAAGATATGGACTGATGTGGCAAGCATGTTGATCTCCAGATGCGAATTTGGATTGTGTGCTTTAGACGGGTATTTGTATGCCATGGGTGGGTGGGTGGATACGGACATCAGCGGTTCCATCGAGAGATACAATCCTAGGATTGATACGTGGGAGTTGGTGGGAAACTTATCTGAACCGCGGTTCAGCATGGGGCTAGTGTCGTATGAGGGTAATTGGGTctttctaaaatttgaaaaaacgatagtgtaatttttaatttagggtTGATTTATATGGTGGGTGGTTGCTCCTTAAATCAAAGAAATATGCAAGATTTGATGAGTTACAACCCAGTCACTGGGGAGTGGCAGAAGTTACCTTCGATGACTGTTGCCAGGTTTCAGATGGGGGTAGCCGTTTTAGATGATTATTTGTATGTTGTGGGCGGCACTCATCGGCAACAAGTGTTAAGTTCTGTGGAGAGATATTCATTCAAGAAGGTAGGTAAAATAAGTGCAAATATATTATATCGCCTTCATTTACTTCCAATAgtatttcagaaataaaatcaAGTGTACAAGgtattgatatttttcgtGAATTTCCCCGTAAGAAGTGTATATACTTCATATGTTACCACTTACATTTCcgtatatttaacaaaataagtaTGTAGGTGTTTATCATATAAACTCCAATCAATATGTTGCATAATAAAGAAATCTCAACTTAATATGTTAAAACTTACAAGagttatgagaaaaaaatgaagattgATATTAAACTTTGACACTGTATAGTTTAGAGCATTGAGAAATAACTATGTTATTTGCTACTTTTCGTACAATAATTGACCACTCTTAGTAGAAAaagaatttctgaaaaaagaaatatataataGATAACTTTTTACTTATGctaaaaagaacaaaatcaCATCTATTTATAGTTAAGGTATTCGTTATAATAgagcatatttttttacgttatATTATAGAACAAATGGGAGATGGTCCCGAACATGAAATTGGAAAGAAGTGGTCCTGCGGTGTCAGCTATAGATGGGTTCCTTTATGTTATAGGTGAGTTTAGAATtaggaatttaaaattaaaaaaattgaatggaaTCAGGTTGACTACGAAATATTAACATAGAAAAATGGAACAATTTTTGCCTataattttaactgattttcataaatcataaaaataaaatttatttgaggtGGAGCTCAAATTCACGCTACTCCTTTTTACCGCGCCCAATGCACCATTTCTGCTGTGGAATGTTTCGACCCTTATAAAAACACTTGGTCTGACTGTCCTCCATTGTCACAAACCAGGGCTGAGGCTGGAGCTGTGGTTATATGATCTCTAGATTACGTCGAGGGATCAGAGACTCGTTAAAACATCGGAATAATCATTATACGGATTGTGGATCTGATGTATGCCAATTGGTGGACCATCATTTTACCTAGAAATGTGTCGCTTGCTTGTTGTTTGACACCTTACATCGTGTGTATTACTTTAGATGTAAATTTGACTATTCAAGGTAAGCTAATGGCTGATCCAAGCAAGTTATACAGTGTGTAATAAATGTACACGGTGGTTCAAATTCGATGGGATTCTCCTAAAGATGAGGTTGTAATCTGATAGATATATGCAAACACTAACATGCTTTTTCTTTgctcaattttaataaaacaattattcgAGCCAATCACATCCGTCTATTAGTCTTTTTTCAACTGTCTTTCGTTACTGTTGGGCAAGAGAACATTAAATCTTTGtgtaatataataaaactcaTATTGTCAGCATAAATGGTAATGGAGCACCATAAATTAGGCAGTAGTAGATCATCTATgttatgtatgtatattaCAAATGGATGTGAACGTAACCTATTGTCGAAGAAACCTCTTGGATTAACACTTTCGTG
It includes:
- the LOC136342948 gene encoding actin-binding protein IPP-like, coding for MAPSKLFKFKHETQNPNGKKSKFKSSQPADNISYDFASKLLGNLNLLRRDKKFCDVEIKLGNKVFNAHRAILAASSPYFHAMFTGELCEKDKKCIELHGVHPSTFQIILDFMYSGIVIVNKDNVEDLVIAADMFEIVEIITECTYFLIDQLHETNAIGIFLFARDHNILELKVSAIRFIEEHFPKVIKEDEIYDIDRETFTNFLSSEYLKIDSECEIFHAAMNWINHDIANRKQYVFDILQKVRLPLISFTFLERAINECPDTSLKVALKSVHSDMVTQKGALVPLNVKPRKCAKKDIYVIGGSKRELHSVWDRGLEMHYVSIEKFDTFTKKWTEVPDMRVNRLVPGVASLNGHIYVVGGEEGSNILSSCERYDPITKIWTDVASMLISRCEFGLCALDGYLYAMGGWVDTDISGSIERYNPRIDTWELVGNLSEPRFSMGLVSYEGLIYMVGGCSLNQRNMQDLMSYNPVTGEWQKLPSMTVARFQMGVAVLDDYLYVVGGTHRQQVLSSVERYSFKKNKWEMVPNMKLERSGPAVSAIDGFLYVIGGAQIHATPFYRAQCTISAVECFDPYKNTWSDCPPLSQTRAEAGAVVI